A genome region from Blautia coccoides includes the following:
- a CDS encoding AraC family transcriptional regulator codes for MISNPIRVDEKGRELLNHGSLAFPCAWYYSGANQGDVPWHWHEEIELVYLSRGTLQCSVGNQRFLLCAGDALFINTGIPHAFFEEPGIPYEESDIVFHPRLIYGDVGSILYEKYMLPLMHCPSMAGFVFRRDTDWQREASLSIKDAITVCKRKPDFYEFTVRSLLTNVFTLLLRHNKGHLEQGETRASFLMERVKRMLDYFHSHFQESVSVTQLAAQANICKRECQRDFKKVLGLTPTQYFEQYRLAMSVHLLTESSNSIIEIANQCGFQSPSYFTKLFRERYGVTPSAFRLHNEPADNIRFPV; via the coding sequence ATGATTAGCAATCCCATACGTGTTGATGAAAAAGGCAGAGAACTACTGAATCATGGGAGCCTGGCCTTCCCTTGTGCGTGGTATTACAGCGGGGCGAACCAGGGCGATGTGCCCTGGCACTGGCATGAAGAAATCGAGCTGGTGTATCTGAGCAGAGGGACCCTGCAGTGTTCTGTGGGAAATCAGCGTTTTCTTCTTTGTGCAGGAGATGCTCTCTTTATCAATACAGGTATTCCCCATGCCTTTTTTGAGGAACCGGGCATTCCCTATGAAGAAAGCGACATTGTATTTCATCCTCGCCTGATCTACGGAGATGTTGGAAGCATACTTTACGAGAAATATATGCTTCCGCTCATGCACTGCCCATCCATGGCAGGCTTTGTCTTTCGTAGGGACACGGATTGGCAGAGAGAAGCATCCCTTTCCATAAAAGACGCTATCACTGTGTGTAAAAGAAAACCGGATTTCTATGAGTTTACCGTACGAAGCTTACTGACCAATGTCTTTACTCTCCTTCTCAGACATAACAAGGGACATCTAGAACAGGGGGAGACCAGGGCCTCTTTTCTGATGGAACGTGTGAAACGGATGCTGGATTACTTCCATAGCCATTTCCAGGAGTCTGTCAGCGTTACACAACTGGCAGCTCAGGCAAATATATGTAAGCGGGAGTGCCAGAGAGATTTTAAGAAGGTACTTGGCCTGACACCCACCCAATATTTTGAGCAGTACAGACTGGCCATGTCTGTGCATCTTCTTACAGAGAGCAGTAACAGTATTATAGAAATCGCCAATCAATGCGGTTTCCAAAGTCCCAGCTACTTTACAAAACTTTTCAGGGAGCGGTACGGAGTCACACCTTCAGCCTTCAGATTGCATAATGAACCAGCGGATAACATCCGTTTTCCGGTCTAA
- a CDS encoding ABC transporter ATP-binding protein yields the protein MDYVLSTENLSKQYKNFKALNRLSMHVEKGAIYGFIGKNGAGKTTLIRLICGLQNPTSGEYTIYGEKYTSPNILKVRRRMGAVVETPSIYLDLTAEDNLREQYAVLGRPSYDGIRELLELVGLSDTGKKKVRNFSLGMRQRLGIAIALAGNPDFLVLDEPINGLDPQGIIEIRELILKLNREYRITVLISSHILDELSRLATHYGFIDSGRIVKEMTAKELDAACRKGIHIAVSDIQALSRVLDERKMEYAVASEHEADVFGEWNVTDLVQALAEQGCTVYKITERDESLESYYINLIGGGSHE from the coding sequence ATGGACTATGTTTTGAGTACAGAGAATCTTTCAAAACAATATAAGAACTTCAAAGCTTTAAACAGACTTTCCATGCATGTGGAAAAAGGAGCAATTTATGGATTTATAGGTAAGAACGGAGCAGGAAAGACGACCCTCATCCGTCTGATCTGCGGACTGCAGAATCCGACTTCCGGAGAATACACAATTTATGGGGAAAAGTATACATCCCCCAATATTCTTAAAGTTCGCCGGAGAATGGGAGCTGTGGTGGAGACGCCGTCTATTTATCTGGATCTGACAGCAGAGGATAATCTGCGCGAGCAGTATGCGGTCCTTGGACGTCCATCCTATGATGGGATCAGAGAATTACTGGAATTAGTAGGCCTTTCGGATACAGGAAAGAAAAAAGTAAGGAATTTTTCGCTGGGAATGCGACAGCGTCTTGGGATTGCCATAGCGCTTGCCGGCAATCCGGATTTTCTGGTGCTGGATGAACCGATCAATGGTCTGGATCCCCAGGGTATCATCGAGATACGGGAATTGATCCTGAAGCTGAACCGGGAATACAGGATCACGGTATTGATTTCCAGCCATATTTTGGACGAACTTTCCCGGCTTGCGACGCATTACGGATTTATTGACAGCGGAAGAATCGTAAAGGAAATGACTGCAAAGGAACTGGATGCTGCCTGCAGGAAAGGGATACACATAGCAGTATCGGATATACAGGCTCTCAGCCGTGTACTGGATGAAAGGAAAATGGAATATGCTGTTGCTTCAGAGCATGAAGCCGATGTTTTTGGTGAGTGGAATGTGACGGACCTTGTGCAGGCTTTGGCAGAACAGGGGTGTACAGTGTATAAGATCACAGAGAGAGACGAAAGCCTGGAGAGCTATTATATCAATCTGATCGGAGGTGGCAGCCATGAGTAA
- a CDS encoding AraC family transcriptional regulator → MKNKKEEPFQHEVVITDARLPLRLFYSNDQKPTYVLPHFHDDIEIIYLLTGSLTVNINRQQITVYPEDMILFNSNVIHSTISETAETTAYVLQLPCQFLKQCTAEPGSYSFELPRSSCQNLTPQEDKALIHLKNTLYSCFCFYRDKPAFYHGKVMSLLYDFVYTLYSAFSVPQEVKRHTNEFKYYERLSSITNYINEHYTEPITLHDLAELISVTPAYLSRFFKKALQITLTEYITSIRLEHAYTDLLTTDYTVFYIAEKNGFANYQMFVQKFKQKFHNTPLKIRSESQYSPSGKPFVP, encoded by the coding sequence ATGAAAAACAAAAAAGAGGAACCCTTTCAACATGAAGTGGTCATTACGGATGCCCGGCTTCCCCTGCGCCTCTTTTACAGCAATGACCAAAAACCGACTTATGTTTTGCCTCATTTTCATGATGATATTGAAATCATTTACCTTCTGACCGGCAGTCTCACTGTGAATATCAATAGGCAGCAGATCACTGTATATCCGGAAGATATGATCCTTTTCAACAGCAATGTGATCCATTCCACTATTTCGGAAACTGCCGAGACTACTGCTTACGTCCTTCAGCTCCCCTGTCAGTTTTTAAAGCAGTGCACAGCAGAACCCGGCAGCTATTCCTTTGAACTGCCCCGTTCCTCCTGCCAAAATCTGACTCCGCAAGAGGATAAGGCATTGATCCATCTGAAGAATACGCTGTATTCCTGTTTTTGTTTCTACCGGGATAAACCCGCCTTTTATCACGGAAAAGTCATGAGCCTTTTGTATGACTTCGTCTATACCCTGTACTCTGCCTTTTCCGTCCCTCAGGAGGTAAAACGCCACACCAACGAATTTAAATACTATGAAAGGCTTTCCTCCATCACTAACTATATAAACGAACATTATACGGAACCTATAACCTTACATGATCTGGCAGAGCTAATATCTGTAACCCCGGCATATCTGTCCCGCTTTTTCAAAAAAGCGCTTCAGATAACGCTCACCGAATACATTACCAGTATACGCCTGGAACACGCCTATACCGATCTGCTTACAACGGATTATACGGTATTCTATATTGCGGAAAAAAACGGTTTTGCCAACTACCAGATGTTTGTACAGAAATTCAAGCAGAAGTTCCATAATACTCCCCTGAAAATCCGCAGTGAGTCTCAGTACAGTCCATCCGGAAAACCTTTTGTCCCATAG
- a CDS encoding ABC transporter permease subunit, with the protein MSKLLRANFLRLRKDKYFWIGMIAMILYGVIDSVGQYRNLKVYDMSVTFDTVFFASHIIIGMLISAFVSLYVGTEYSDGTIRNKLMVGCNRRDIYLSNFITCAAAGAFMNFAYMFTACITGIPLFGFFEMEWQKAVVYVLDGLLMVIALTAIFSMLSMLNQNKALVAIISMVGIFALLFLSLYITMKLGEPEFFDGVTMSKTVGDTVTQTIEKIPNPMYLSPSQRSVYQFLFDFLPTGQGIQISAGAVTHPCASGLYSVGITIVVSLVGIWGFNRKDLK; encoded by the coding sequence ATGAGTAAACTGCTGCGTGCAAATTTTCTGCGCCTGCGAAAGGATAAATATTTCTGGATCGGTATGATCGCCATGATACTGTATGGCGTCATCGACAGTGTTGGACAATACCGGAATTTGAAAGTATATGATATGAGTGTTACATTTGACACCGTGTTTTTTGCCTCTCACATTATAATAGGAATGCTGATCTCGGCATTTGTCAGCCTCTATGTGGGTACGGAATACAGTGATGGAACCATCCGCAATAAACTGATGGTAGGGTGCAACAGAAGGGATATTTATCTGTCAAACTTTATTACCTGTGCGGCCGCAGGTGCGTTTATGAATTTTGCCTATATGTTTACGGCATGTATTACCGGAATCCCTCTCTTTGGTTTTTTTGAGATGGAATGGCAAAAGGCAGTTGTATATGTGCTGGACGGTCTGCTTATGGTTATTGCTCTTACAGCGATTTTTTCCATGCTGTCTATGCTGAATCAGAATAAGGCATTGGTGGCTATCATCAGTATGGTGGGAATCTTTGCTCTTTTGTTTTTGTCTTTATATATTACTATGAAATTGGGAGAACCGGAATTTTTTGACGGGGTCACTATGTCAAAGACAGTGGGGGATACAGTCACGCAGACCATTGAGAAAATCCCTAATCCCATGTATCTTAGCCCGTCACAGAGAAGTGTCTATCAGTTTTTGTTTGATTTTCTTCCTACTGGTCAGGGGATACAGATTTCAGCGGGGGCGGTTACACATCCATGTGCATCAGGTCTTTATTCTGTTGGGATAACGATAGTTGTCAGCCTGGTTGGGATATGGGGATTTAACAGGAAAGATTTGAAATAA
- a CDS encoding alpha-L-rhamnosidase — MSLTITELLVEYMEKPIGLDEKSPRFSWKLESDLRETLQTSCRIFVFKEKEKEPYWDSGEMYVRESRGISYAGRELKPCTRYQVRVEVCDDHGRKTKAETWFETGFLDGSLKPWEGAQWISAPRFHVAADTRGVFVIESRFRLEAGAKRAGIVFGANDFRLLDKTKNELGLEGENYIRYQICLEDSKKPRLDIFRVGYAQEDKSHVPFASASLDHILTDENKYNFHTLRVVVDGNNAAAYLDDVLADAVEKEEPFGRQILGRMLNPRGVNDVLTYPRLNEIGFYAGKGDTAYFEYLTVKNMRTPGRIYIKETPQGNLYGEKNLFEGLIPVENGCFKLKDCQITQDPSNTGIPMLRSVFQVDKEKKVERARLYITSRGIYHCRINGKEITERLLNPGLTQYDKRINYQTYDITDKLRPGRNGVGVTISSGWWCDAQTFVVKNYNYFGDKEALLAKIEVTYEDGSRIIATTNTKEWKYFGDGPYRYAGFFLGEQYDAAKKDIYTSYSLPDFDDSKWEPPVTEKPEKIEELRTMPPGFGRTWPAVNDREPELIGGYDAPVYIVDTKQAQTCTELEGNVFLYDLGQEMAGVPRIRFCEKPGTKIVIRYAEVLYPHMPEYAGNEGKMMLENYRDATSTDLYICSGEDEGEIYQPRFTFHGYRYIEISGVENPPKPQEVESLQYSSVKNFEGSFESSNSLLNRFTENVRWSQLCNFINIPTDCPQRNERMGWAGDTHVFCRTALQNSSLKQFYERNLQAMEDLQTPEGQYPEIAPVGGGFGGITYECASIFISWELYQQYGDVRTLERFYPGMKKYMDYMKDKGLPGKGDAVKVGPLGDWLAPEETDLQLLWNAFYYREAKIMEKISAILGEKTAAEEYKMLADTCRQFWNETFVDRETGMTKTMEGKICDSQCSYVLGLEYGLMENCDAAKMHLLRKTRERNHTVGTGFFGTGLLNQALSNMGADEDAYKLMLQTGFPSWLYPVTQGATTIWEHWDSYTQEKGFGGQNAMNSFNHYSLGSVLSWLYSYVLGIRREEDRPGYEHFILQPVIRELEYAAGSVSSPYGVIESSWRKEKEQIIYSCKIPVNTCAALILPGMPKQELGSGTYEFRIPV, encoded by the coding sequence ATGAGTCTTACAATAACGGAACTGCTGGTTGAATACATGGAAAAACCGATTGGGCTGGATGAAAAATCCCCCCGGTTTTCCTGGAAATTAGAGTCAGATCTAAGGGAGACCCTGCAGACTTCCTGCCGGATATTTGTCTTTAAAGAAAAGGAAAAAGAACCGTACTGGGATTCTGGGGAAATGTATGTCAGGGAATCAAGAGGCATTTCCTACGCAGGAAGAGAACTAAAGCCGTGTACCAGATACCAGGTGCGAGTGGAAGTGTGCGATGATCATGGGAGAAAGACAAAGGCAGAGACATGGTTTGAGACGGGATTTTTAGACGGGAGCCTGAAACCCTGGGAAGGGGCGCAGTGGATCAGCGCGCCTAGGTTCCATGTGGCTGCGGACACCAGAGGGGTATTTGTGATAGAGAGCAGGTTCCGCCTTGAAGCAGGGGCTAAAAGAGCAGGGATTGTATTTGGTGCTAATGATTTCCGCCTGCTGGATAAAACGAAAAATGAATTGGGACTAGAAGGGGAAAATTATATCCGTTACCAAATATGCCTGGAGGATAGCAAAAAACCGCGGCTGGACATCTTCCGGGTAGGATATGCGCAGGAAGACAAAAGCCATGTGCCATTTGCGTCAGCATCCCTTGATCATATTCTCACAGATGAGAACAAATACAATTTCCATACACTTAGGGTAGTTGTGGACGGCAATAATGCTGCTGCCTATCTGGATGATGTCTTAGCAGACGCGGTGGAGAAGGAAGAACCATTTGGCAGACAGATTCTGGGAAGAATGCTGAATCCCAGAGGGGTTAATGATGTTCTTACATATCCAAGACTGAATGAAATCGGATTTTACGCGGGCAAAGGAGACACCGCGTATTTTGAATACCTGACAGTGAAAAATATGCGCACACCGGGGCGGATCTATATAAAAGAGACACCCCAGGGAAATCTGTACGGAGAAAAAAATTTGTTTGAGGGATTGATCCCTGTGGAAAACGGATGCTTTAAGCTGAAAGACTGCCAGATAACCCAAGATCCGTCAAATACCGGCATACCTATGCTCAGATCTGTCTTTCAGGTGGACAAAGAGAAGAAAGTAGAGCGGGCGAGGCTTTATATAACTTCCAGAGGAATCTATCACTGCCGCATTAACGGGAAGGAGATTACAGAACGTCTGTTGAATCCGGGGCTTACTCAGTATGACAAAAGAATCAATTACCAGACCTATGATATCACGGACAAGCTTCGGCCCGGAAGGAACGGAGTTGGTGTAACCATCTCCTCCGGCTGGTGGTGTGACGCGCAGACCTTTGTTGTGAAGAATTATAATTATTTTGGTGACAAAGAGGCACTGCTGGCAAAAATAGAGGTGACTTATGAGGACGGCAGCAGGATCATTGCAACAACTAACACAAAAGAGTGGAAATATTTTGGAGATGGACCTTACAGATATGCAGGCTTTTTCCTGGGAGAGCAGTACGACGCTGCAAAAAAAGATATTTACACAAGTTATTCCCTCCCTGATTTTGATGACAGTAAATGGGAACCACCGGTTACAGAAAAGCCGGAAAAAATAGAAGAACTGCGCACCATGCCTCCTGGGTTTGGCCGCACGTGGCCCGCAGTAAATGACAGGGAACCGGAACTTATAGGCGGATATGATGCCCCTGTATATATAGTAGACACAAAACAGGCACAGACATGCACAGAACTGGAAGGCAATGTTTTTCTTTATGACCTGGGACAGGAGATGGCGGGCGTACCCCGCATCCGGTTTTGTGAAAAGCCCGGAACGAAGATTGTGATCCGTTATGCAGAGGTACTCTATCCACACATGCCGGAATACGCCGGTAATGAAGGAAAGATGATGCTGGAGAACTACAGGGATGCCACCAGTACAGATTTATATATATGTAGTGGTGAGGATGAGGGGGAAATATATCAGCCCCGCTTTACATTCCATGGATACCGCTATATAGAAATCAGCGGCGTAGAGAATCCTCCAAAACCACAGGAGGTGGAGAGCCTGCAGTATTCCTCTGTCAAAAATTTTGAGGGGAGTTTTGAAAGCTCCAACAGTCTTTTAAACCGTTTTACGGAAAATGTGCGCTGGTCACAGTTGTGTAATTTCATCAACATCCCCACAGACTGTCCCCAGAGAAATGAACGGATGGGATGGGCAGGGGATACCCATGTGTTCTGCCGTACTGCGCTGCAGAACAGCAGCCTGAAACAATTTTATGAGAGGAATCTTCAGGCTATGGAAGACCTTCAGACACCGGAGGGACAGTACCCGGAGATTGCACCTGTGGGCGGCGGCTTTGGAGGTATTACATATGAATGTGCTTCGATTTTCATTTCATGGGAGTTATACCAGCAGTACGGTGATGTGCGCACGCTGGAAAGATTTTATCCGGGAATGAAAAAATACATGGATTACATGAAGGATAAAGGCCTTCCCGGAAAAGGTGATGCTGTAAAAGTAGGCCCTCTGGGAGACTGGCTGGCCCCGGAGGAGACAGACCTGCAGCTTCTCTGGAATGCTTTTTATTATAGAGAAGCAAAGATAATGGAAAAAATCTCTGCAATACTGGGAGAAAAGACAGCAGCAGAGGAGTACAAAATGCTTGCGGATACATGCAGACAGTTCTGGAATGAGACATTTGTGGACCGGGAGACAGGTATGACCAAAACTATGGAGGGAAAGATCTGCGACAGCCAATGTTCCTATGTTCTGGGATTGGAATACGGACTCATGGAGAACTGTGACGCAGCAAAAATGCATCTTCTCAGAAAAACCAGGGAAAGAAACCACACGGTAGGCACAGGCTTTTTCGGCACCGGACTTTTAAATCAGGCGCTGAGTAATATGGGGGCTGATGAAGATGCCTATAAACTCATGCTCCAGACTGGCTTTCCCTCCTGGCTGTATCCGGTGACCCAGGGAGCGACAACTATATGGGAACATTGGGATTCCTATACACAGGAAAAAGGATTCGGGGGGCAGAACGCAATGAATTCCTTTAATCACTATTCTCTGGGAAGCGTGCTGTCATGGCTATACAGCTATGTGCTGGGAATCCGCAGGGAGGAGGATAGACCGGGATATGAGCATTTTATATTGCAGCCTGTGATAAGGGAACTGGAGTATGCAGCAGGCAGTGTATCCTCACCGTATGGAGTCATTGAGAGCAGTTGGAGAAAAGAGAAGGAACAGATTATCTATAGCTGTAAAATCCCGGTCAACACATGCGCTGCACTGATCCTGCCGGGAATGCCGAAACAGGAGCTGGGGTCAGGAACGTATGAATTCAGGATACCCGTCTAA
- a CDS encoding MFS transporter, whose protein sequence is MASLLLIIIYLAFISLGLPDSLLGSAWPSMYQELGASVSWAGMITMIIAAGTIVSSLASDYLTRRLGAGKVTAISVGMTAVALFGFSISNSFWLLCLWAVPYGLGAGSVDAALNNFVALHYPARHMSWLHCMWGLGASIGPVVMGWAVTGGLKWNGGYLTISIMQVALTAVLIFSLPLWRKMQKSHAGKTENGSETSEKIPGRHYTLPQLVRLRGVKEVLICFFCYCALESTAGIWAASYCTLYHGISPERAARWASLFYMGITAGRFVCGFITMKVNDRNMIRLGQVVTAVGIVCILLPVGGTVLFAGLILVGCGCAPIYPSIIHETPANFGADLSQSVIGVQMAAAYVGTCLVPPLFGLIAQYINIGLYPAFMAVILVLMVIMSEKLHIAVGQKNAGFCTAEEN, encoded by the coding sequence ATGGCATCATTGTTATTGATCATTATTTATCTGGCATTTATCAGTCTGGGACTTCCGGATTCCCTTCTTGGATCTGCATGGCCCAGTATGTATCAAGAATTGGGGGCGTCTGTCTCCTGGGCTGGTATGATCACTATGATCATAGCTGCAGGGACAATTGTTTCCAGCCTCGCAAGTGATTATCTCACCCGCAGACTGGGAGCCGGAAAAGTTACTGCTATCAGCGTGGGAATGACTGCTGTGGCATTATTTGGTTTTTCTATCAGTAATTCCTTCTGGCTTTTATGCCTTTGGGCTGTGCCCTACGGATTGGGAGCGGGAAGTGTTGACGCGGCGCTCAATAATTTTGTGGCGCTGCATTATCCCGCCAGGCATATGAGCTGGCTTCATTGTATGTGGGGATTGGGAGCCAGTATTGGACCTGTAGTAATGGGATGGGCTGTGACGGGAGGATTAAAGTGGAACGGCGGATATCTGACCATTTCCATTATGCAGGTGGCTTTGACTGCAGTCCTGATTTTTTCGCTTCCGCTTTGGAGGAAGATGCAGAAATCCCATGCAGGTAAAACAGAGAATGGTTCGGAAACCTCCGAAAAGATTCCGGGCCGGCACTATACATTGCCACAGCTTGTAAGGCTGAGAGGGGTAAAGGAAGTGCTGATCTGTTTTTTCTGTTATTGTGCTCTGGAGAGCACGGCAGGTATCTGGGCAGCCAGCTACTGCACCTTATATCATGGAATCAGCCCGGAGCGGGCAGCACGCTGGGCAAGCCTTTTCTATATGGGAATCACAGCAGGCCGGTTTGTGTGCGGGTTTATCACTATGAAAGTGAATGACCGCAACATGATACGCCTGGGACAAGTGGTAACTGCCGTGGGTATTGTCTGTATTCTTCTTCCTGTTGGAGGTACGGTGCTCTTTGCAGGATTGATTTTGGTTGGCTGTGGGTGTGCGCCCATTTATCCTTCCATCATCCATGAGACACCTGCCAATTTTGGAGCTGATTTAAGCCAGTCAGTCATTGGAGTCCAGATGGCAGCCGCTTACGTGGGAACCTGCCTGGTTCCGCCCCTGTTCGGGCTTATTGCGCAGTATATAAATATTGGACTTTATCCGGCATTTATGGCAGTTATCTTGGTACTAATGGTAATCATGTCGGAAAAGCTTCATATTGCTGTGGGACAAAAGAATGCAGGATTCTGTACTGCTGAGGAGAATTAA
- a CDS encoding DUF1653 domain-containing protein gives MERDLRPGDIVRNFKRETVHPDSDLYLYQILAFATHSETNEKLVIYQALYRPFGVWARPYEMFMSEVDREKYPEISQRYRFEKIEN, from the coding sequence ATGGAACGGGATTTGAGACCAGGGGATATTGTAAGGAATTTTAAAAGAGAAACAGTGCATCCGGACAGTGATTTATATTTGTATCAGATTCTTGCATTTGCGACGCATTCTGAGACAAATGAAAAACTGGTGATCTATCAGGCACTATACCGCCCGTTTGGAGTATGGGCCAGGCCGTACGAAATGTTCATGAGTGAGGTGGACAGAGAAAAATACCCGGAGATCAGTCAGAGATACCGGTTTGAGAAGATAGAAAATTGA
- a CDS encoding response regulator transcription factor, giving the protein MKYIAIIEDDIPIGDMVEAILKKEGYGVLRAYSGTEALLLLSQRHPDLILLDLMLPGLSGEEILPKLSGIPVIIVSAKAGIDDKVNLLLEGASDYITKPFETKELLARITVQLRNGSVSAKNTELTFEELRLNTETYQVSADGMTVRLTKTEFAVLKLLMQNPSQVITKARILDLISEDTPDCMESSLKVHVSNLRRKLREITGKDYIEAVWGIGFKMREQ; this is encoded by the coding sequence ATGAAATATATTGCAATTATAGAAGATGACATTCCTATCGGTGATATGGTAGAAGCTATTTTGAAAAAGGAAGGATACGGAGTGCTCCGTGCGTATTCAGGGACTGAGGCACTGCTCCTTTTGTCACAAAGGCATCCGGATCTGATACTGCTGGATCTGATGCTTCCGGGGCTGAGCGGGGAGGAGATCCTTCCGAAGCTTTCCGGGATCCCCGTTATTATAGTCAGTGCCAAGGCAGGGATTGACGATAAGGTGAATCTTTTGCTGGAAGGTGCTTCTGACTATATCACAAAACCTTTTGAAACAAAAGAATTGTTAGCCAGGATAACTGTGCAGCTCAGAAATGGTTCCGTTTCGGCTAAAAATACAGAATTGACGTTTGAGGAGCTGCGTCTCAATACAGAAACATATCAGGTTTCGGCAGACGGCATGACTGTCCGTCTGACAAAAACGGAGTTTGCCGTTTTAAAACTGCTTATGCAGAACCCTTCCCAGGTCATTACAAAGGCACGGATACTAGATCTGATCAGTGAAGATACACCGGACTGCATGGAAAGTTCCCTGAAAGTCCATGTGAGCAATCTGCGGAGAAAACTCAGGGAGATAACAGGAAAAGATTATATTGAAGCTGTATGGGGAATTGGATTTAAAATGCGTGAACAATGA
- a CDS encoding peptide deformylase yields the protein MVRTVVRDTFFLSQTSEPAGRDDDEVVRDLLDTLQANRERCVGMAANMIGIKKRIIVVSAGEADLAMLNPVIIKKSMPYDTEEGCLSLEGSRKTRRYETIEVEYRDRDFKRCRQRFKGWTAQIIQHEIDHCDGIVI from the coding sequence ATGGTAAGAACAGTTGTGAGAGACACTTTTTTTCTGAGTCAAACATCGGAACCTGCCGGCAGGGATGACGATGAGGTGGTAAGGGATTTGCTGGACACACTACAGGCTAACAGGGAGCGGTGTGTAGGGATGGCGGCCAACATGATCGGCATTAAAAAAAGGATTATTGTGGTCAGTGCAGGCGAGGCAGACCTGGCTATGCTGAATCCGGTGATAATTAAAAAATCTATGCCATATGACACGGAAGAGGGATGCCTTTCCCTGGAGGGAAGCAGAAAGACCAGACGGTATGAAACTATAGAGGTAGAATACAGGGACCGGGATTTTAAGCGATGCAGACAGCGTTTCAAGGGATGGACCGCGCAGATCATACAGCATGAAATAGACCATTGTGATGGGATTGTAATATGA